In Chryseobacterium camelliae, one DNA window encodes the following:
- the sufD gene encoding Fe-S cluster assembly protein SufD — translation MALKEQITENHNEFLESLRHRFLDDDRRAALERFEKKGFPSKKDEEYKYTNLKEIIEKGYNFFPKEPHTITKEQLDQLHLGEENFDWITFVNGKLNKELSKVSIENVEFLSFNHALNDEKHRDIFDQYFNTIASKDSAFTNLNQAYCKYGFFLKVPKNVVIEKPIHVFYISQNQEENTFYNTRNLLIVEEGAKVEIIESHHNFDASYVFTNSVTEIFTHANAKADWHKLQNDNDTSYLVDSTFARQEKDSLTTVNTFSFGGKLVRNNLDFIHNGSNINSFMNGITIIGKDQLVDHHTAVHHNFPNCESYQNYKGIFDGKSHGVFNGKVFVDKEAQKTNAYQQNNNVLLSEGAAIDTKPQLEIFADDVKCSHGCTVGQLNEDALFYLRARGISKKEAQALLLYAFANDAMQNIDIEALKEKISKLLVEKLEVDIEF, via the coding sequence ATGGCATTAAAAGAACAGATTACAGAAAACCACAATGAGTTTTTGGAAAGTCTTCGTCATAGATTCCTTGATGATGACCGTAGAGCAGCGCTTGAAAGATTCGAAAAGAAAGGTTTTCCATCCAAGAAAGACGAAGAATATAAATATACCAACCTAAAGGAAATCATTGAGAAAGGATATAACTTTTTCCCGAAAGAACCTCATACCATCACCAAAGAACAGCTGGACCAGCTGCATCTGGGGGAGGAGAATTTTGACTGGATCACGTTCGTTAACGGTAAACTGAATAAGGAACTATCCAAAGTTTCCATTGAAAACGTAGAGTTCCTTTCGTTCAATCATGCCCTGAATGATGAAAAGCACAGGGATATCTTCGATCAGTATTTCAATACAATCGCTTCTAAAGATTCTGCATTTACAAATCTTAACCAGGCGTACTGCAAATACGGATTTTTCCTTAAAGTCCCTAAAAATGTAGTGATCGAAAAACCGATCCATGTTTTTTACATCTCCCAGAATCAGGAAGAGAATACATTTTACAATACCCGTAACCTGCTGATCGTTGAGGAAGGTGCCAAGGTGGAAATCATAGAGAGTCACCATAACTTCGATGCGTCTTACGTGTTTACCAATTCGGTAACGGAAATTTTCACGCATGCGAATGCAAAAGCTGACTGGCATAAACTGCAGAACGACAATGATACTTCGTATCTTGTTGACAGTACTTTTGCCAGGCAGGAAAAAGACAGTTTAACCACTGTGAATACATTTTCATTCGGTGGGAAACTCGTCAGGAACAACCTGGATTTCATACACAACGGATCAAACATTAATTCTTTCATGAACGGGATTACCATTATTGGTAAAGACCAGCTGGTTGACCATCATACAGCAGTTCACCACAATTTCCCGAACTGTGAGAGCTACCAGAATTATAAAGGGATTTTTGACGGCAAATCGCATGGCGTATTCAACGGAAAAGTTTTCGTGGATAAAGAAGCCCAGAAAACCAATGCCTATCAGCAAAATAACAATGTTTTACTGAGTGAGGGAGCCGCTATCGATACCAAGCCTCAGCTTGAAATCTTTGCCGATGATGTTAAATGTTCTCACGGATGTACTGTAGGCCAGCTGAATGAGGATGCATTATTCTACCTGAGAGCAAGAGGGATTTCTAAAAAGGAAGCTCAGGCACTGCTTCTCTATGCATTTGCTAATGATGCCATGCAGAATATTGACATTGAAGCCCTAAAGGAAAAAATCTCCAAACTTCTGGTTGAAAAGCTGGAAGTGGACATAGAATTTTAG
- a CDS encoding DUF3078 domain-containing protein → MGKLVFAIAVTLGIYAHAQEEKTDEQPVSDTVKHWSVLGKNTLLVNQTAFSKWVGGGANNVGWLAGANYNLTYEKDNDLWENIIILDYGQNNTKGLGTRKTQDLINISTNYGRKFSKSWYMSAGAGLQTQFSAGYEDGNNPQAKKISNFMAPGYLNLGLGITYRPNDNITVNLRPTNARWTLVLDKELQTAGTYGLKQDGDTSLLQFGFLGTAFYKLKIMENINLTNTASIFSNYLDHPERLVLSYGAILNMKVNKFISTNITVDVLYDHNQIQKTQLKQTLGIGFAYTVDNGVKRSSRQDSQWWIKK, encoded by the coding sequence ATGGGAAAACTTGTATTCGCGATTGCTGTAACTCTTGGAATATATGCTCATGCTCAGGAAGAAAAGACTGATGAGCAGCCGGTATCTGATACGGTGAAGCATTGGTCGGTTCTTGGAAAAAATACATTGCTGGTCAACCAGACCGCCTTTTCAAAGTGGGTAGGAGGGGGAGCCAACAATGTCGGCTGGCTCGCCGGGGCTAATTATAACCTCACCTACGAAAAGGACAATGACCTTTGGGAAAACATCATTATTTTAGACTATGGGCAGAATAATACCAAAGGGTTGGGAACGCGAAAAACACAGGATCTCATCAATATTTCCACCAATTACGGGAGGAAGTTTTCTAAAAGCTGGTATATGTCAGCAGGTGCCGGATTACAGACCCAGTTTTCTGCCGGTTATGAAGACGGAAACAATCCCCAAGCTAAAAAAATCTCCAATTTCATGGCTCCGGGCTACCTGAACTTGGGTCTCGGGATCACTTATAGGCCGAATGATAATATTACTGTAAACCTCAGACCAACCAATGCCAGATGGACTCTGGTATTAGATAAGGAACTTCAGACAGCAGGGACATACGGCTTAAAACAGGACGGTGATACTTCGCTTTTACAATTTGGTTTCCTGGGTACCGCTTTTTATAAGCTGAAAATTATGGAAAATATTAATCTTACAAATACAGCCTCTATATTTTCAAATTATTTGGACCATCCGGAAAGGCTTGTTCTGTCCTATGGTGCCATCCTCAATATGAAAGTGAACAAATTTATTTCTACCAACATAACGGTGGATGTATTATATGACCATAACCAGATCCAGAAAACCCAGCTGAAACAAACCCTGGGAATAGGATTTGCCTATACGGTGGATAACGGTGTGAAACGCTCCAGCCGTCAGGACAGTCAATGGTGGATTAAAAAATAA
- a CDS encoding rhomboid family intramembrane serine protease has protein sequence MLKNVISRKAVIYPLLMLAAMWLGYLLQMAGFFENCFGAIIPLLPEGLLGVITSPLLHGNLDHIIGNSIPIAILMFLLYQFYPLVANKVFVIGWLATGLLLWLLPPVDILTGEYMYTCTIGASGVVYVLAFFLFFSGVFRWNVKLLTISLLVVLYYGSLVWGMFPEELFYNLQAPSKVSWQAHLAGAIVGSIIAFAFKNVGEKKKKYIWEFPNYYSERDDKLWQQYKENHPEDFSELPYKKKDDIWDHLDELRKK, from the coding sequence ATGCTAAAAAATGTAATTTCCAGAAAAGCTGTTATTTATCCTTTACTGATGCTGGCTGCGATGTGGCTGGGCTATCTGTTGCAGATGGCCGGCTTTTTTGAAAATTGCTTCGGAGCTATTATTCCCCTGTTGCCGGAAGGCCTGCTGGGTGTAATTACTTCACCTTTGCTGCATGGCAATCTGGATCATATTATTGGCAACTCTATCCCGATAGCCATCCTGATGTTCCTGCTGTATCAGTTTTATCCGTTGGTTGCCAATAAGGTTTTTGTTATCGGCTGGCTGGCGACGGGGCTACTGCTGTGGCTGCTGCCTCCCGTAGATATCCTCACGGGAGAATATATGTACACCTGTACTATAGGGGCCAGCGGAGTTGTTTATGTCCTTGCTTTTTTTCTTTTTTTCAGCGGTGTATTCCGGTGGAATGTTAAACTCCTTACCATCTCTCTCCTAGTCGTTTTATACTACGGAAGCCTTGTTTGGGGGATGTTTCCTGAAGAATTGTTTTACAATCTTCAGGCACCGAGTAAAGTTTCGTGGCAGGCACACCTGGCTGGAGCTATTGTAGGAAGCATTATTGCATTTGCCTTTAAAAATGTAGGTGAAAAGAAGAAGAAATACATCTGGGAATTCCCTAATTATTACAGTGAAAGAGATGATAAGCTCTGGCAGCAGTACAAAGAAAATCATCCTGAAGATTTTTCTGAATTGCCCTACAAGAAAAAAGATGACATTTGGGATCATCTGGACGAATTAAGGAAGAAATAA
- the dprA gene encoding DNA-processing protein DprA: protein MQSLPGKKHARELGAVEGIGRKAVADIGNPDYLRFAEKEIKFCERDNITIKLRHLRDLPPLLNECDDAPAILYQKGEIDNTLKTVSIVGTRNMTPYGKSFIHTFFEETQSCRYSSVSGLALGVDKEVHEQSLNINIPTVAVLAHGFHTLYPFRNRRLSERILDHGGALLTEFNSSRKPDRENFIQRNRIIAGLSPATVVVETAFGGGSVSTATFANQYNRDVFALPGKITDPYSQGCNHLIFQHKASVISTTKELIEQLGLNGSREHMEELFPYSAIHVQLNEIQELIYQCIKENQQISLDDMAASTELPPYRILPVILELELLGKIKTLSGRQFTAI, encoded by the coding sequence ATGCAAAGCTTGCCTGGGAAAAAGCACGCCCGGGAGCTGGGAGCCGTAGAGGGAATCGGGCGTAAGGCAGTAGCAGATATCGGCAATCCGGATTACCTGAGGTTTGCTGAAAAAGAAATTAAGTTCTGCGAAAGAGATAACATCACAATTAAATTAAGGCATCTGCGTGATCTTCCACCACTTTTAAATGAATGCGATGATGCGCCGGCCATCCTCTATCAGAAAGGCGAAATTGACAATACGCTAAAAACGGTAAGCATTGTAGGAACGCGGAATATGACGCCGTACGGAAAATCTTTTATCCATACTTTTTTTGAGGAAACCCAGTCATGCAGGTACAGTTCTGTAAGCGGACTGGCGCTCGGAGTAGATAAAGAAGTCCACGAACAGTCACTGAACATTAATATTCCTACCGTAGCCGTACTTGCCCATGGGTTCCATACATTATATCCTTTCAGAAACAGGAGGCTGTCGGAAAGAATCCTTGATCATGGAGGAGCACTCCTCACAGAATTCAATTCTTCCCGGAAGCCGGACCGTGAAAACTTCATTCAGAGGAACAGGATCATTGCCGGACTTTCCCCTGCAACGGTGGTGGTTGAAACCGCTTTCGGAGGAGGATCAGTAAGTACAGCTACCTTTGCCAATCAATATAACCGTGACGTATTTGCCCTTCCCGGTAAAATTACAGACCCTTACAGCCAGGGCTGTAACCATTTGATATTCCAACATAAAGCGTCTGTTATTTCCACGACTAAAGAACTTATCGAACAACTTGGACTCAACGGTTCCCGAGAACATATGGAAGAACTGTTTCCTTATAGTGCCATACATGTTCAGTTAAACGAAATTCAGGAACTCATTTATCAGTGCATCAAAGAAAACCAACAGATATCTTTAGACGATATGGCTGCCTCAACAGAGCTTCCGCCCTACAGAATTTTACCCGTAATCCTTGAACTGGAGCTTTTGGGGAAGATAAAAACGCTTTCCGGGAGACAATTTACAGCAATCTGA
- the gdhA gene encoding NADP-specific glutamate dehydrogenase encodes MEQYNIEQKIQEFIAKIEAKNPNEPEFLQAVKEVAVTVIPFIATKKEYNGMKLLERMAEAERIIIFRVPWVDDKGEIQVNRGFRIQMNSAIGPYKGGIRFHPTVNLSVLKFLAFEQVFKNSLTTLPMGGGKGGSDFDPQGKSDMEVMRFCQAFMTELCKHIGPETDVPAGDIGVGAREIGYLFGQYKKIRNEFTGVLTGKGLAYGGSLIRPEATGYGVVYFAEQMLKTIGQTFQDKIVTVSGFGNVAWGVIKKATELGAKVVTISGPDGYIYDKDGISGEKIDYLLELRSSGNNRAEDYAKKYPSAEFHAGKRPWDVKCDVAFPSATQNELDLEDAKILVENGCVCVTEAANMPSTLDAINYFLDNQVLFSPGKASNAGGVATSGLEMTQNSIRLNWTSEEVDARLKEIMIGIHKACRDYGKEENGYVNYVKGANIAGFVKVAEAMLAQGVV; translated from the coding sequence ATGGAACAATATAATATTGAGCAGAAAATTCAGGAGTTTATTGCTAAGATAGAAGCAAAAAATCCTAACGAACCGGAATTTTTACAGGCGGTAAAAGAAGTGGCTGTAACTGTGATTCCGTTTATTGCTACCAAGAAAGAATATAACGGTATGAAGCTGCTTGAAAGGATGGCTGAAGCCGAAAGAATCATTATATTCAGAGTTCCATGGGTTGATGACAAAGGTGAGATTCAGGTTAACAGAGGGTTCAGAATCCAGATGAATTCTGCTATTGGGCCTTATAAAGGAGGAATCCGTTTCCATCCTACCGTAAACCTTTCCGTTCTGAAATTCCTTGCTTTTGAGCAGGTATTTAAAAATTCATTGACTACCCTTCCTATGGGCGGTGGTAAAGGTGGGTCTGATTTTGACCCTCAAGGGAAATCTGATATGGAAGTAATGCGTTTCTGCCAGGCTTTCATGACGGAGCTTTGCAAGCATATCGGCCCTGAAACGGATGTTCCTGCTGGAGATATCGGAGTTGGAGCCAGAGAGATCGGCTACCTGTTCGGGCAATATAAAAAAATCAGAAATGAGTTTACCGGCGTGCTTACCGGAAAAGGTCTGGCTTACGGAGGATCACTGATCCGTCCTGAAGCTACCGGATATGGGGTTGTTTATTTTGCAGAGCAGATGCTTAAGACCATCGGACAGACCTTCCAGGATAAGATCGTAACGGTTTCAGGTTTCGGAAACGTAGCCTGGGGAGTCATTAAAAAAGCGACAGAACTGGGAGCAAAGGTCGTAACGATTTCCGGACCAGATGGTTATATCTATGATAAAGACGGGATCAGCGGTGAAAAGATCGATTATCTGCTTGAGCTGAGATCTTCAGGGAATAACAGGGCGGAAGATTATGCTAAAAAATATCCGTCTGCTGAATTCCATGCCGGGAAACGCCCTTGGGATGTGAAGTGTGATGTAGCCTTCCCTTCTGCAACCCAAAACGAACTGGATCTTGAAGATGCTAAAATACTGGTTGAAAACGGATGTGTATGCGTAACTGAAGCAGCCAATATGCCTTCTACTCTGGATGCGATCAATTATTTCCTAGACAATCAGGTACTGTTCTCTCCGGGGAAAGCATCCAATGCCGGAGGAGTTGCAACTTCAGGATTGGAAATGACCCAAAACTCGATCCGTCTGAACTGGACTTCTGAAGAAGTTGATGCACGATTGAAAGAGATCATGATCGGAATCCATAAAGCCTGCAGGGACTATGGAAAAGAAGAAAATGGCTATGTAAACTATGTAAAGGGAGCCAATATCGCCGGCTTCGTGAAAGTAGCAGAAGCAATGCTTGCACAAGGTGTGGTATAA
- a CDS encoding YkgJ family cysteine cluster protein: MDIELYKKQALQKQNEHRKFLEGLKKKPPKNLDYIVQEVHEEVFETIDCLSCANCCKTTGPLYTEKDIERIAKHLKMKPADFEAKFLRVDEDNDKVLQHLPCFFLNNDNTCSIYDVRPKACREYPHTDRKKIYQINNIMIKNTVICPAAYEFVENMTKRLKK; the protein is encoded by the coding sequence ATGGATATAGAATTGTATAAAAAACAGGCGCTTCAGAAACAGAATGAGCACCGTAAGTTTCTCGAAGGGCTGAAGAAGAAACCACCCAAGAACCTTGATTACATCGTTCAGGAGGTTCATGAAGAAGTCTTTGAGACCATCGATTGCCTCAGCTGTGCCAACTGCTGTAAAACTACCGGGCCCCTGTATACCGAAAAAGATATTGAACGCATTGCTAAACACCTGAAAATGAAACCGGCAGATTTTGAGGCTAAATTTCTGAGGGTTGATGAGGATAATGATAAGGTATTACAGCATTTACCATGTTTTTTTCTGAATAACGATAACACGTGTTCGATTTATGATGTCCGCCCTAAAGCCTGCCGTGAATACCCTCATACAGATCGTAAAAAGATATATCAGATTAATAACATTATGATAAAAAATACTGTTATCTGTCCGGCAGCTTACGAATTTGTAGAGAATATGACTAAAAGGCTAAAAAAATAA
- a CDS encoding ion channel, with translation MANGFRKKILQKSTENSGFGDSASGRFIKKDGLPNVERKGVSMLNRFSWYHTMLELSTFRFLSYLVIAYILVNLIFALIYYLIGVEHLTGIDKRDAVNEFIDVFFFSSQTFTTVGYGRIAPVGFMASLVATFEAFLGLLTFAIATGLFYGRFSRPRAYLTFSDVALVAPFHNASALMFRLAPYKNNSLTNADVIVSAAIQVHEDGNHKSKFYSLKTQLSHINTLALNWTIVHAIDEDSPFYGFTEQDFKSTDIEIIVHVRAFDEVFSNTVVQRTSYASDEIIYGAVFTPMYYPSKDKRSTILDLEKINEYTMAEIPVLRDEK, from the coding sequence ATGGCAAACGGTTTCAGAAAAAAGATTCTTCAGAAAAGCACGGAAAACAGTGGCTTTGGTGACAGTGCATCCGGACGGTTCATCAAAAAAGACGGACTGCCCAATGTAGAGCGCAAAGGAGTTTCAATGCTCAACCGTTTCAGCTGGTACCATACCATGCTTGAGCTCTCCACGTTCAGGTTCCTGTCTTACCTGGTTATTGCCTATATTCTGGTTAACCTGATCTTTGCTCTGATCTACTACCTTATCGGAGTAGAACATCTTACAGGCATTGATAAAAGGGATGCGGTCAATGAATTTATTGATGTCTTTTTCTTCAGTTCACAGACTTTTACTACCGTAGGTTACGGGAGAATAGCTCCGGTAGGCTTTATGGCAAGCCTGGTCGCTACTTTTGAGGCATTTTTGGGACTGCTTACTTTTGCGATAGCCACAGGGCTCTTTTACGGGCGTTTTTCCCGTCCGAGAGCTTACCTTACATTTTCGGATGTGGCTCTGGTTGCTCCCTTCCATAATGCTTCTGCTTTGATGTTCAGGCTGGCACCTTATAAAAATAATTCGCTGACGAATGCGGATGTTATTGTTTCGGCAGCTATCCAAGTTCATGAAGACGGAAACCATAAAAGTAAATTTTATAGCCTGAAAACGCAGCTAAGCCATATCAATACGCTGGCTCTGAACTGGACTATTGTGCATGCCATAGATGAAGATTCACCTTTTTACGGATTTACAGAGCAGGATTTTAAGAGTACGGATATAGAAATCATTGTACATGTCCGGGCTTTTGATGAAGTTTTTTCCAATACTGTCGTTCAACGCACTTCTTATGCCTCAGATGAGATTATATACGGAGCCGTATTTACGCCGATGTATTATCCCTCAAAGGATAAAAGATCCACAATTCTTGACCTTGAGAAAATCAATGAATATACAATGGCAGAAATACCTGTTTTAAGAGATGAAAAATAA
- a CDS encoding group III truncated hemoglobin: MKKLETRQDIEHLVNSFYDKVVHDETIGFFFNDVAKVNWDNHLPKMYAFWESVLFGQMTYKGNPMGAHFPINEVHAMEKQHFERWLELWISTIEEEFTGENADMAVYKAQNIAKLMAFKMELARRL; encoded by the coding sequence ATGAAAAAACTGGAGACCAGACAGGATATTGAACACCTTGTCAACTCATTTTATGATAAAGTAGTGCATGATGAAACCATCGGTTTTTTCTTCAATGACGTGGCCAAAGTAAACTGGGATAACCATCTTCCTAAAATGTATGCATTCTGGGAATCAGTTCTGTTCGGGCAGATGACGTATAAAGGAAATCCCATGGGTGCCCACTTTCCCATTAACGAGGTTCATGCAATGGAAAAGCAACACTTTGAGCGGTGGCTTGAATTATGGATCAGCACCATTGAAGAGGAATTTACCGGGGAAAATGCTGATATGGCGGTATATAAAGCTCAGAATATAGCCAAGCTTATGGCTTTTAAAATGGAACTTGCCCGGCGCCTTTAA
- a CDS encoding calcium:proton antiporter, giving the protein MKPKEFLHYTYIFPVVAVLYYFSGLIGHGVLYDVIAGILLTGSVLSAVHHAEMVAHKVGEPFGTIILALCITIIEVALIISLMVAGGDQAITLARDTVFAAVMLILNGILGICILVGGVKYYEQFFARSSATTYLVSIVSILILTLVLPNFTSSVNGPFYNNAQLIFVSIACLVIYGIFLMVQTVRHRSYFVVPDEHPAEHYVPSMGKTMISFVFLVICLAIVVMMAKGLSSTIEDMVQSVGAPKSLVGVIIAAVVLLPEGLAAIRAARGNQIQSSLNLALGSALASIGLSIPAVSIVCILYDIPLVLGLDKKDIILLSLSVFIVMLSLSRGKTNILYGTVLLVNLAAYIFTVIVP; this is encoded by the coding sequence ATGAAACCAAAAGAATTTTTACATTACACCTATATTTTCCCCGTAGTAGCGGTCCTGTATTATTTTTCAGGACTTATTGGCCATGGGGTTCTTTATGATGTGATTGCCGGAATCCTGCTTACCGGAAGCGTTCTTTCGGCTGTCCACCATGCAGAAATGGTGGCTCATAAAGTAGGAGAGCCTTTCGGAACGATTATTCTGGCACTTTGTATTACGATTATCGAAGTAGCCCTGATCATCTCACTGATGGTTGCAGGAGGGGATCAGGCCATCACATTGGCAAGGGATACTGTTTTTGCAGCAGTAATGCTTATTTTAAACGGTATTCTAGGAATCTGTATCCTCGTGGGAGGCGTGAAATATTATGAACAGTTCTTTGCCCGCAGTTCAGCGACTACTTATCTCGTAAGTATTGTTTCCATACTGATCCTGACACTCGTCCTTCCTAATTTTACCTCAAGCGTTAACGGTCCTTTTTATAATAATGCACAGCTTATTTTCGTCTCTATTGCCTGCCTGGTGATTTACGGCATTTTCCTGATGGTACAGACCGTGCGCCACAGGAGCTATTTTGTAGTACCGGATGAGCACCCGGCTGAACATTATGTTCCTTCTATGGGCAAAACCATGATCAGTTTCGTATTCCTGGTGATCTGCCTTGCTATTGTGGTCATGATGGCCAAAGGGCTCTCTTCTACCATAGAAGATATGGTACAGAGTGTCGGTGCACCGAAATCTTTGGTTGGGGTAATTATTGCAGCTGTGGTTCTGCTTCCGGAGGGACTTGCGGCTATCCGTGCGGCGAGGGGAAATCAGATCCAGTCGAGCCTGAATCTGGCATTGGGTTCTGCATTGGCAAGTATAGGATTGTCTATTCCTGCAGTGTCCATTGTCTGTATCCTGTACGATATTCCGTTGGTCCTTGGGCTGGATAAAAAAGATATTATCCTGCTTTCACTGTCTGTGTTCATCGTAATGCTGTCATTAAGCAGAGGGAAAACCAATATTCTTTATGGCACTGTACTGCTGGTGAATCTGGCCGCGTACATATTTACGGTAATCGTTCCTTAA
- a CDS encoding DUF6122 family protein gives MQDCFFWKTIVHYFLHLIFPVFIALIFYRKTWFRTYLILLATMLVDLDHLFADPVFDPSRNSIGFHFLHSYYAIAVYILMLLFRGNIRIIAIGLLLHMLTDFQDFNFWCH, from the coding sequence ATGCAAGACTGCTTCTTCTGGAAAACCATTGTTCATTATTTCCTGCACCTGATCTTTCCGGTTTTTATTGCCCTGATATTCTACAGGAAGACCTGGTTCAGAACTTATCTCATCCTTCTGGCAACCATGCTTGTAGACCTGGACCATCTTTTCGCTGATCCTGTCTTCGATCCTTCACGGAACAGCATAGGGTTTCATTTCCTGCATTCCTACTATGCCATCGCAGTGTATATTTTAATGCTCCTCTTCAGAGGAAATATCAGGATAATTGCTATTGGCTTGCTGCTGCATATGCTCACGGATTTCCAGGATTTTAATTTCTGGTGTCATTAA
- a CDS encoding DNA alkylation repair protein, with protein MSSVVTDIREALAALAVPGKALDYQKFFKTGIGEYSEGDVFLGISVPDQRAVAKAFYLNISLDEISLLLSSDYHEHRLTALLMMVNRFRKAKSQAEKNEIVDLYLSHLQYVNNWDLADSSSYTILGCYAYEYDRADLLRSLALSDPMWHKRIAVVATLYHIKKHSFELTKELVSNNLEHPHDLMHKANGWMLREMGKKAPDDLIRYLNRHYQDMPRTCLRYAIEKLDEPLRQKYLKGQI; from the coding sequence ATGAGCTCAGTCGTTACCGATATCCGTGAAGCACTGGCTGCACTGGCTGTGCCCGGTAAAGCCCTGGATTATCAGAAATTTTTCAAAACCGGTATAGGAGAGTACAGTGAAGGTGATGTTTTTCTGGGCATATCGGTTCCGGATCAGAGAGCAGTAGCCAAAGCCTTTTATCTGAATATTTCATTAGATGAAATAAGCCTCCTTCTTTCATCGGATTATCATGAACACAGGCTTACAGCTTTGCTGATGATGGTAAACCGGTTTCGGAAAGCTAAATCTCAGGCAGAAAAGAATGAAATCGTGGACCTGTACCTGTCACATCTGCAATATGTAAACAATTGGGATCTGGCGGATTCCAGTTCCTATACGATACTCGGCTGTTATGCCTATGAATATGATAGAGCGGACCTGCTGCGTTCATTAGCCCTTTCCGATCCGATGTGGCATAAGAGGATTGCAGTAGTTGCCACTTTATACCATATAAAAAAACACTCGTTTGAACTGACCAAAGAGCTGGTCTCCAACAATCTGGAGCACCCGCATGACCTTATGCATAAGGCAAACGGCTGGATGCTGAGAGAAATGGGAAAGAAGGCTCCCGATGATCTGATCCGTTATCTCAACCGGCATTACCAGGATATGCCAAGGACCTGCCTCAGGTATGCCATAGAGAAACTGGACGAACCGTTGCGCCAGAAATACTTAAAAGGACAAATATAA
- a CDS encoding cation:proton antiporter: MELYYSFSALIVLASIFAYLNYRFLKLPSTIGIMVIAIVVSIFLVLFGETFLPRTFGHLNDLMNSIDFTEVLMGAMLNFLLFAGGIHINIDDLKEQFRPVVIFSTAGVVISTFVVGFGTYYLLPLVGIELPLIYCLVFGALISPTDPVAVLSILKQANVSKSLETKVAGESLFNDGMAVVVFTVILQLAIGQEVDLSLESIGMLLLKEAGGGLLLGVVLGWVTSRLMREVDDYIISVLVTLSVVMGGYLIARQMHISGPLTMVAAGLFMGNFNTKFNMKSITQDYLIKFWELIDEILNAVLFLFIGFELLMIKDLKYFMIPGLISIIVVLLARFISIWVPTKFMSLRTRFNPQTVKVLVWGGIRGGVSIALALSIPKNEYSNTILSITYCVVVFSIVVQGLTIAKVANPKKIVSEEKEAVIIDEN; this comes from the coding sequence GTGGAATTATATTATTCATTTTCAGCCTTAATAGTCCTGGCATCCATATTTGCTTACCTCAATTACAGATTTTTAAAACTTCCGAGTACCATCGGAATCATGGTTATAGCCATTGTGGTATCCATTTTTCTAGTGCTATTTGGTGAAACTTTTCTGCCAAGGACATTCGGACACCTTAATGACCTGATGAACAGCATCGACTTTACCGAAGTACTGATGGGTGCGATGCTTAATTTCCTTCTGTTTGCAGGAGGAATACACATCAATATCGATGATCTTAAAGAACAGTTCAGGCCCGTCGTTATTTTTTCTACTGCGGGAGTGGTCATTTCAACATTCGTTGTCGGTTTCGGAACCTATTATTTATTGCCACTGGTAGGGATTGAGCTGCCGCTGATTTACTGCCTTGTTTTCGGGGCTCTTATTTCGCCTACCGATCCTGTGGCCGTATTAAGTATTCTTAAACAAGCCAATGTTTCCAAGTCCCTGGAAACCAAGGTTGCAGGAGAATCTTTATTCAATGATGGTATGGCAGTCGTGGTTTTTACAGTTATACTGCAGCTGGCCATCGGGCAGGAAGTCGACCTCAGTCTCGAAAGTATAGGAATGCTGCTGCTCAAAGAAGCCGGCGGAGGATTGCTGTTGGGAGTGGTGTTGGGATGGGTTACTTCCAGGCTGATGCGGGAAGTGGACGACTATATTATTTCTGTTCTGGTAACCCTGTCTGTTGTGATGGGAGGATATCTTATTGCAAGGCAGATGCATATTTCCGGGCCGTTGACCATGGTGGCTGCTGGACTTTTTATGGGGAATTTCAATACCAAATTCAATATGAAATCCATCACCCAGGATTACCTGATCAAGTTCTGGGAGCTTATTGACGAAATCCTGAATGCGGTCCTGTTCCTCTTCATTGGTTTTGAGCTTTTGATGATCAAAGACCTGAAGTATTTCATGATTCCGGGTCTCATTTCCATCATCGTGGTTTTGCTGGCGCGGTTTATTTCCATCTGGGTACCTACGAAATTCATGTCCCTGAGAACGAGGTTTAATCCACAAACGGTAAAAGTCCTCGTATGGGGAGGAATACGCGGAGGGGTATCGATCGCCCTGGCTTTATCTATTCCTAAAAATGAATACAGCAACACCATATTAAGTATTACCTATTGTGTGGTCGTGTTCTCTATTGTAGTCCAGGGTCTTACGATTGCAAAAGTAGCTAACCCTAAAAAGATTGTGAGTGAGGAGAAAGAAGCCGTTATCATAGATGAAAATTAA